The Lasioglossum baleicum unplaced genomic scaffold, iyLasBale1 scaffold0021, whole genome shotgun sequence genome contains a region encoding:
- the Spag1 gene encoding spag1 axonemal dynein assembly factor: MDEKDAQLIRIANPEKKTLLERYGVPVEHLSYEYISKCTNGKTLERIVTILRSGEEGYYPDLTRHAEERLAVVKPTSIILRKSEPVLTRNMLDPSECKELDTDINHWTSEMQSREKDLEEGKNLLTSEPVPQPNVRQLKEEFAKRSTVTRSKDSNKTKRIASYDYAAWDKYDVDTELSKIDIREEQKQVETKRFQQKQKESLEKRKLNKETIINKSSLTGTELNVMAEQEKGKGNEAFKVGDYEEALEHYNTSIKIDPTLTTYNNRAITFIKLGRYENALKDCNFVLDADCANIKALLRRAVTLEHLQKSSEALADYEAVLKLEPINPNAIAGVKKLRKPCESRKVRMAIIEQSEAEREEPQINKTETNNNYKQPEPKLNIGNSICFCDRAPGPSQNLGPRPHFKADYCLENDNREKIIARNDASKIFGSPENSFNSTKENTSSYLFRNPKSIFTCPMPSRQNGAVIIEELPNESINNNSPENKNISNGTASKKNNIDRKLPNNNKAAEAEKSNVKKSTKNCEVNVTSARKHEAADKCERKASKPEKYDPKNFNNIETSYEFMRVWRSLKNDDLEVYAQLLRSLNADKLDLVLGNELDGNMLSKILHCLEQHFCKPSDKELLNNYLNSFSRMKRFSIVNMFMNAGDKRAVRNILNFLEKHGTSGVSSLRQIYCV, encoded by the exons ATGGATGAAAAGGACGCGCAGCTTATACGCATTGCAAATCCTGAGAAAAAGACGTTGCTCGAAAGGTATGGTGTACCGGTCGAGCACCTCTCGTACGAATACATCTCTAAATGCACAAATGGGAAAACGTTGGAGCGTATTGTAACGATTCTGCG GTCCGGTGAAGAAGGGTATTACCCAGATTTAACGAGACACGCGGAAGAACGTCTAGCCGTTGTTAAGCCGACGAGCATAATTCTAAGAAAATCTGAACCCGTTCTAACGCGAAACATGTTAGACCCATCAGAATGCAAAGAACTTGATACAGACATTAACCACTGGACGTCCGAAATGCAGTCTCGAGAGAAAGATCTTGAAGAAGGGAAAAATCTTCTAACATCGGAACCAGTTCCTCAACCTAATGTTAGGCAATTGAAAGAAGAGTTTGCAAAA aGAAGCACGGTAACGCGTTCGAAAGATTCTAATAAAACGAAACGAATCGCCTCATACGATTATGCGGCATGGGATAAATACGATGTAGACACCGAGTTAAGTAAAATTGATATACGAGAGGAGCAGAAGCAGGTTGAAACAAAAAGGTTTCAACAAAAGCAAAAGGAAAGTTTGGAAAAAAGGAAGCTCAATAAGGAAACGATTATTAACAAAT CATCATTAACCGGGACCGAATTAAACGTCATGGCAGAGCAAGAAAAAGGAAAGGGAAACGAGGCTTTCAAGGTTGGAGATTACGAAGAGGCTCTTGAACATTACAATACTAGCATAAAAATAGATCCAACTCTAACCACTTACAATAATCGTGCGATAACAT TTATCAAACTCGGACGGTACGAAAACGCCCTTAAAGATTGCAACTTTGTGCTCGACGCAGATTGCGCGAACATAAAAGCTTTGCTCCGACGAGCGGTAACTTTAGAGCACCTTCAAAAGTCATCCGAG GCATTAGCTGATTACGAGGCTGTTCTGAAATTGGAACCGATCAATCCTAATGCTATAGCTGGAGTTAAAAAGTTAAGGAAACCTTGCGAATCTAGGAAAGTAAG AATGGCTATTATCGAACAGAGCGAAGCTGAACGTGAAGAACCACAAATCAATAAAACCGAaacaaataacaattataaaCAACCTGAACCGAAATTAAATATTGGAAATAGTATATGTTTCTGCGACAGGGCTCCAGGACCGTCGCAAAATTTGGGACCCAGACCACACTTCAAAGCCGATTACTGTCTTGAAAACGACAATAGAGAAAAAATTATAGCGAGAAATGATGCTTCAAAAATATTCGGGTCTCcggaaaattcatttaattctacAAAAGAAAATACGAGTTCGTATTTATTCAGGAAtccgaaatcaattttcacttgTCCAATGCCCTCGAGACAAAATGGTGCCGTTATCATCGAAGAACTGCCGAACGAATCCATTAACAATAATTCtccggaaaataaaaatatctctAACGGAACAGCGTCGAAGAAAAATAACATCGATAGAAAACTTCCGAATAATAATAAAGCGGCCGAGGCTGAGAAGTCGAATGTTAAAAAGTCAACAAAAAATTGCGAAGTTAACGTTACGTCTGCGAGGAAACATGAAGCGGCGGATAAATGCGAAAGAAAGGCTAGTAAACCGGAAAAATATGACCCGAAG AATTTTAATAACATTGAAACATCCTACGAATTCATGCGTGTATGGCGGTCATTGAAGAACGATGATTTAGAGGTGTACGCCCAGTTGTTGCGATCATTGAATGCCGATAAGTTAGATTTAG TTTTAGGTAATGAACTCGACGGGAACATGTTGAGTAAAATTTTACACTGTTTGGAACAGCATTTTTGCAAGCCCAGCGACAAGGAATTGCTGAACAATTATTTAAACTCGTTTAGTCGAATGAAACGTTTCTCGATCGTGAACATGTTCATGAACGCGGGGGACAAGCGAG CTGTGAGAAACATATTGAACTTCTTAGAGAAACACGGGACATCGGGAGTGTCTTCTCTGCGGCAAATTTATTGCGTCTGA